A window from Streptomyces sp. NBC_00271 encodes these proteins:
- a CDS encoding CsbD family protein yields MSKAKSKAKQVKGKMKETTGKAMDDQGMQAEGRGEQIVGKTQETAEKAAGRVKRTGR; encoded by the coding sequence ATGAGCAAGGCGAAGTCAAAGGCCAAGCAGGTCAAAGGAAAGATGAAAGAAACCACTGGCAAGGCCATGGACGACCAGGGCATGCAGGCCGAGGGCCGTGGTGAGCAGATCGTCGGTAAGACGCAGGAGACCGCGGAAAAGGCGGCAGGCCGTGTGAAGAGGACCGGCCGATAG
- a CDS encoding cytochrome P450 family protein — MDGLGRDVQGEGALLRGQGEAARVVLPGGVGAWAVTDPAVIRGLLTDGRVSKDAYRHWPAWQRGEVGAEWPLAVWVSVQNLVTSYGAEHRRLRGLMGSAFTARRVGLLGPRVGEIAAGLLEGMEAAAREARGGVVDVRALYAQPLPSRVMLELFGIPEEFRGALREIIEGFFATGVSLEDARRNYAALYRTMGELVAFKRRCPGEDLTSALIAAGSGADPADPAALSDLTDLTDLADGAGGTGVGGPEAAGGGGLSEKELVDNLIMLLSAGCEPTVNLLANAVVLLLREPGQLELVRSGRASWGDVVEEALRVEAPGANAILRYAVEDVRVGETVIPRGDALVIGFAAAGRDPGVHGEDAERFDVTRATRREHLSFGHGVHYCLGAPLARLEAEIALQALFARFPGMRLAVEPGALRPTESFISNGPREVPVLLGPPADGMR; from the coding sequence ATGGACGGGTTGGGGCGGGACGTGCAGGGGGAGGGCGCGTTGTTGCGGGGGCAGGGTGAGGCGGCGCGGGTGGTGTTGCCGGGTGGGGTGGGAGCGTGGGCGGTGACGGATCCGGCGGTGATCCGTGGGTTGTTGACGGATGGGCGGGTCTCGAAGGATGCCTATCGGCATTGGCCGGCGTGGCAGCGGGGTGAGGTGGGGGCCGAGTGGCCCTTGGCGGTGTGGGTGTCGGTGCAGAATCTGGTGACGTCGTACGGGGCGGAGCACCGCCGGCTGCGGGGGTTGATGGGGTCGGCTTTCACGGCGCGGCGGGTGGGGTTGTTGGGTCCGCGAGTGGGGGAGATCGCGGCAGGGCTGCTGGAAGGGATGGAGGCGGCGGCGCGGGAGGCTCGGGGCGGCGTGGTGGATGTGCGGGCGTTGTATGCGCAGCCGTTGCCGAGCCGGGTGATGCTGGAGTTGTTCGGGATTCCGGAGGAATTCCGGGGGGCGTTGCGGGAGATCATTGAGGGGTTTTTCGCCACGGGGGTGTCGTTGGAGGATGCGCGGCGTAACTACGCGGCGCTGTACCGGACGATGGGGGAGTTGGTGGCGTTCAAGCGGCGTTGTCCAGGTGAGGACCTGACGAGTGCGCTGATCGCTGCGGGGAGCGGAGCGGATCCCGCGGATCCGGCCGCCCTTTCGGACCTCACAGACCTCACAGACCTCGCAGACGGTGCTGGGGGTACGGGCGTGGGTGGCCCGGAGGCTGCGGGGGGTGGGGGGTTGAGCGAGAAGGAGCTGGTGGACAACCTGATCATGTTGTTGAGCGCGGGGTGTGAGCCGACGGTGAATCTGCTGGCGAACGCGGTGGTGTTGTTGCTGCGGGAGCCGGGGCAGTTGGAGTTGGTGCGGTCGGGGCGGGCGTCGTGGGGGGACGTGGTGGAGGAGGCGTTGCGGGTGGAGGCGCCGGGGGCGAATGCGATCTTGCGGTATGCGGTGGAGGATGTGCGGGTGGGGGAGACGGTGATCCCGCGCGGGGATGCGCTGGTGATCGGGTTCGCGGCGGCGGGGCGGGATCCGGGGGTCCACGGGGAGGATGCGGAGCGGTTCGATGTGACGCGGGCGACGCGGCGGGAGCATTTGTCGTTCGGTCATGGGGTGCACTACTGCCTGGGCGCGCCGTTGGCGCGGCTGGAGGCCGAGATTGCCCTTCAGGCGTTGTTCGCCCGCTTTCCCGGGATGCGGCTGGCGGTGGAGCCGGGTGCGCTGCGTCCGACGGAGTCGTTCATTTCGAACGGGCCGCGGGAGGTGCCGGTGTTGTTGGGCCCGCCTGCTGACGGGATGAGGTGA
- a CDS encoding VOC family protein gives MKSDAALHGEVTASHSVFGAPCWASLTTRDLQTVEDFYRAVLGWEWRTSSTMGDQYRVASVQQVPVAGISEVHFGVNTAVAWTPYFAVASADETVSRSQERGGTTAVGPLSFPPGRAALLADRDGAVFGIWEGELVAGWEEWRRAAPVFVRLHTRDAFDAAIFYAEVLEWASSAPGSCEVRYEDNEVVLRSRGDVVARIHSGAVEAAPDPTIRPHWQIHFTVDDVEAAARAARAHGGTAHQQGLGSTEAILTDPDGARFFVTARRTD, from the coding sequence ATGAAGAGCGACGCAGCACTGCACGGTGAGGTCACCGCCAGTCACTCGGTGTTCGGAGCACCCTGCTGGGCGAGTCTGACCACGCGAGATCTGCAGACGGTGGAGGACTTCTACCGCGCCGTGCTGGGCTGGGAGTGGCGCACGAGCAGCACGATGGGCGACCAGTACCGGGTCGCGAGCGTGCAGCAGGTCCCGGTCGCAGGGATCTCGGAGGTGCACTTCGGGGTGAACACGGCCGTCGCGTGGACGCCGTATTTCGCGGTGGCGAGTGCGGACGAGACGGTGTCCCGTAGTCAGGAGCGCGGGGGGACGACCGCGGTGGGGCCGCTGTCGTTCCCGCCGGGCCGGGCGGCCCTGCTGGCCGACCGGGACGGAGCGGTGTTCGGCATCTGGGAGGGCGAGCTGGTGGCCGGCTGGGAGGAGTGGCGGCGGGCGGCACCGGTTTTCGTACGTTTGCACACCCGCGATGCCTTCGACGCCGCGATCTTCTACGCGGAGGTCCTGGAGTGGGCGTCCTCGGCCCCCGGGTCCTGCGAGGTGCGCTACGAGGACAACGAGGTCGTCCTGCGCAGCCGGGGCGATGTGGTGGCCCGGATCCACTCCGGCGCGGTCGAGGCGGCGCCCGACCCGACGATCCGGCCGCACTGGCAGATCCACTTCACCGTCGACGACGTCGAGGCCGCCGCCCGCGCCGCACGCGCCCACGGCGGCACGGCCCATCAGCAGGGCCTCGGCTCGACCGAGGCCATCCTGACCGACCCCGACGGAGCCCGCTTCTTTGTGACCGCGCGCAGGACGGACTGA
- a CDS encoding serine hydrolase encodes MPRWGVDRHRRGVTARRNRKVSPVNLQELLDKQDFYDAPAVVTGLSAIRVRSVAARRAVRLSPDSCLRIASLTKVFTCIALVKTMRDNSIPLGTSVIELLPDLAPDWRADVRLTVEQILGQVSGLHESVDSTALAPLGDGPHALQEAARLVMGTGNEHEPGTHWSYYNGNHILAGAVLAALSYSAIRVRAAPAEACGRPSPTS; translated from the coding sequence ATGCCGCGATGGGGCGTCGATCGGCATCGTCGAGGTGTCACAGCTCGTCGGAATCGTAAGGTGTCCCCGGTGAATCTCCAGGAGTTGCTCGACAAGCAGGACTTCTATGATGCCCCGGCTGTGGTAACAGGACTCTCCGCAATCAGGGTACGAAGTGTGGCTGCTCGTAGGGCAGTTCGGCTGAGCCCGGACTCGTGCTTGCGCATCGCGTCGTTGACAAAGGTCTTCACCTGCATTGCGCTCGTGAAGACCATGCGAGACAACTCCATCCCTCTGGGCACGTCTGTCATCGAGTTGCTTCCTGACCTCGCACCTGACTGGCGAGCCGATGTGCGCCTCACCGTCGAGCAGATCCTCGGGCAGGTCTCGGGGTTGCACGAGTCTGTGGACTCGACGGCCCTGGCCCCTCTGGGCGACGGACCGCATGCGCTCCAAGAGGCGGCCCGGCTCGTCATGGGCACAGGGAACGAACACGAACCCGGGACCCACTGGTCCTACTACAACGGCAACCACATCCTGGCCGGTGCGGTCCTCGCCGCCCTCAGTTACTCGGCTATCCGCGTTCGCGCCGCCCCAGCGGAGGCTTGTGGTCGTCCGTCCCCGACCTCCTGA
- a CDS encoding ScbA/BarX family gamma-butyrolactone biosynthesis protein: MPRLTTTVPREYVHRSTLAEVFLTGCEQTGDTHYTLTAQWPRAHTFFTTPDGTHHHPLQAAETIRQTGLYLAHAELGIPLGHHFLMRNLHLTTHPQHLTIGPTPTDLTLTATYTPHHPHTKRPTDFTMHITITRNGHPTATGTGRFTCLTPTTYQRLRHPHTTTADTTTTDTTTSTSTSTSSPATQHQPPNPPPTHYGRTLPHDIVLTPTPHPHTWQLTPNPHHPILFDHTTDHIPGMVLLEAAHQAATAHTHPTPTTHPNHPTTLHATFHHYTEHHTPTYITTHTTRSNNSDPAPTTHITAHQNNTTVFTAQLTTHTPTDTT, encoded by the coding sequence ATGCCCCGCCTCACCACCACCGTCCCCCGCGAATACGTCCACCGCTCCACCCTCGCCGAGGTCTTCCTCACCGGCTGCGAACAAACCGGCGACACCCACTACACCCTCACCGCCCAATGGCCCCGCGCCCACACCTTCTTCACCACCCCCGACGGCACCCACCACCACCCCCTCCAAGCCGCAGAAACCATCCGCCAAACCGGCCTCTACCTCGCCCACGCCGAACTCGGCATCCCCCTCGGCCACCACTTCCTCATGCGCAACCTCCACCTCACCACCCACCCCCAACACCTCACCATCGGCCCCACCCCCACCGACCTCACCCTCACCGCCACCTACACCCCCCACCACCCCCACACCAAACGCCCCACCGACTTCACCATGCACATCACCATCACCCGCAACGGCCACCCCACCGCCACCGGCACCGGCCGCTTCACCTGCCTCACCCCCACCACCTACCAACGCCTCCGCCACCCCCACACCACCACAGCAGACACCACCACAACAGACACCACCACCAGCACCAGCACCAGCACCAGCAGCCCCGCCACCCAACACCAACCACCCAACCCCCCACCCACCCACTACGGACGCACCCTCCCCCACGACATCGTCCTCACCCCCACCCCCCACCCCCACACCTGGCAACTCACCCCCAACCCCCACCACCCCATCCTCTTCGACCACACCACCGACCACATCCCCGGCATGGTCCTCCTCGAAGCCGCCCACCAAGCCGCCACCGCCCACACCCACCCCACCCCCACCACCCACCCCAACCACCCCACCACCCTCCACGCCACCTTCCATCACTACACCGAACACCACACCCCCACCTACATCACCACCCACACCACCCGGAGCAACAACAGCGACCCCGCCCCCACCACCCACATCACCGCACACCAAAACAACACCACCGTCTTCACCGCACAACTCACCACCCACACACCCACCGACACCACCTGA